In Falco biarmicus isolate bFalBia1 chromosome 5, bFalBia1.pri, whole genome shotgun sequence, a single genomic region encodes these proteins:
- the CRELD2 gene encoding protein disulfide isomerase CRELD2: protein MRPGPVSRPGRASLWLALCAALLTLPPALGAGERRRLACSTCRGIVDRFNQGLADTAKKNFGGGNTAWEEKTLSKYESSEIRLVEIIENLCDSSNFECNNMVEEHEEHIEKWWFKLKKKYPDLFKWFCIETIEVCCPAGTYGPDCLACRGGSERPCHGNGHCDGDGTRGGDGSCSCNKEYTGDFCLDCSNGYFSSLRNETHSVCTACHTACKTCTGSSDKDCQDCKEGWIKNEEAACVDLDECATSPCKDHQYCLNTDGSFSCKACDASCVGCTGEGSDKCKTCASGYMKEDEKCTDIDECSLPEKVCVKENQDCVNTSGSYKCVCSEGFEDKDGTCVQTVKTGEEVQSGITEPSPTGHDDL, encoded by the exons ATGAGGCCGGGCCCCGTGTCTCGCCCGGGCCGGGCGTCCCTGTGGCTGGCGCTCTGCGCTGCCCTGTTGACGCTGCCGCCCGCCCTGGGCGCTGGCGAGCGGCGGCGCCTGGCGTGCTCCACCTGCCGGGGCATCGTGGACAGGTTCAACCAG GGATTAGCAGATACAGCTAAAAAGAACTTTGGTGGTGGGAACACTGCTTGGGAAGAGAAGACACTGTCGAAGTATGAGTCCAG CGAAATTCGTCTTGTAGAGATCATAGAGAACCTGTGCGACAGTAGTAACTTTGAATGTAATAACATGGTAGAAGAGCATGAAGAACATATAGAGAAATGGTGGTTCAAACT AAAGAAGAAGTATCCTGATTTGTTTAAGTGGTTTTGCATAGAAACAATAGAAGTTTGCTGTCCTGCTGGAACTTATGGACCAGATTGCCTcg CTTGTCGTGGTGGATCAGAAAGACCTTGCCATGGAAATGGCCACTGTGATGGTGATGGTACCAGAGGTGGAGATGGCTCATGTAGCTGTAACAAGGAGTACACTGGAGACTTTTGTTTGGACTGTTCTAATGGTTACTTCAGTTCCTTGAGAAACGAGACGCATTCTGTTTGTACAG CCTGCCACACTGCCTGTAAAACTTGTACTGGTTCAAGTGACAAGGACTGCCAGGACTGTAAAGAAGGCTGGattaaaaatgaagaagcaGCTTGTGTGG ATTTAGATGAGTGTGCTACTTCTCCTTGCAAAGATCACCAGTACTGTTTGAACACAGATGGATCTTTCTCATgcaaag cGTGTGATGCCAGCTGTGTAGGTTGCACAGGGGAAGGTTCTGACAAGTGTAAGACCTGCGCATCTGGATACATGAAGGAAGATGAAAAGTGTACAG ATATAGATGAATGTAGCCTTCCTGAAAAGGTCTGTGTGAAAGAGAATCAAGACTGTGTTAATACTTCAGGTAGTTACAAGTGTGTATGTTCAGAAGGGTTTGAAGATAAGGATGGAACGTGTGTTCAAACTGTAAAAACAG GAGAGGAAGTACAGAGTGGAATAACTGAGCCATCACCTACTGGACATGATGACTTATGA